Proteins encoded in a region of the Anopheles ziemanni chromosome 2, idAnoZiCoDA_A2_x.2, whole genome shotgun sequence genome:
- the LOC131281225 gene encoding dual oxidase, with protein MSHVEKQRYDGWYNNLAHPDWGAVDNHLTRKAPSAYSDGVYVMAGSNRPSPRKLSRLFMRGTDGLPSMENRTALLAFFGQVVTNEIVMASESGCPIEMHRIEVEKCDEMYDRECRGDRYIPFHRAAYDRNTGQSPNAPREQINQMTAWIDGSFIYSTSEAWLNAMRSFQDGALLTDKQGTMPVKNTMRVPLFNNPVPHVMRMLSPERLYLLGDPRTNQNPALLSFAILFLRWHNVVAKRVRRQHRDWGDEEIFQRARRVVIASLQNIVAYEYLPAFLDKELPPYDGYKADTHPGVSHMFQAAAFRFGHSLIPPGLFRRDGQCNFRRTNMDFPALRLCSTWWNSNDVLDNTPVEEFIMGMASQIAEKEDPLLCSDVRDKLFGPMEFTRRDLGALNIMRGRDNGLPDYNTARAAYRLPKKKTWRDINPQVFERQPELMELLINTYDNRLDNVDVYVGGMLESDGRPGELFSAVIIDQFTRIRDADRFWFENEDNGIFTKEEIDEIRKFTLWDIIVNSTDIEGDEIQRDVFHWKQGDPCPQPEQLNATLLEPCNYLEGYDYFSGSELAYIYSCVFLGFVPILCAGAGYCVIKLQNSRRRKLKIKQEAMKNAATGKISVEKSVAREWLHANHKRLVTVKFGPEAAIYTVDRKGEKLRTFNLKHVDVVTVEQSQENYKAKKPYILLRVPNDHDLVLELESNSARRKFVKKLEDFLVVHKKAMTFVESNRDLMLAKAETRERRQKRLEHFFREAYALTFGLRPGERRRRSDASLDGEVMTVMRTSLSKSEFAAALGMKPDDMFVRKMFNIVDKDKDGRISFQEFLETVVLFSRGKTDDKLRIIFDMCDNDRNGVIDKGELSEMMRSLVEIARTTSVTDDQVNELIDGMFQDVGLEHKNHLTYEDFKLMMKEYKGDFVAIGLDCKGAKQNFLDTSTNVARMTSFHIEPISDSRRHWMQEKWDAYTTFLEENRQNIFYLFIFYVITIVLFVERFIHYSFMAEHTDLRHIMGVGIAITRGSAASLSFCYSLLLLTMSRNLLTKLKEFPIQQYIPLDSHIQFHKIAACTALFFSLLHTVGHIVNFYHVSTQSIENLKCLTKEVHFTSDYRPDITYWLFQTVTGVTGVMLFVTMCIIFAFAHPTIRKKAYKFFWNAHSLYVLLYALCLIHGLARLTGAPRFWLFFIGPGIVYTLDKIVSLRTKYMALDVIETDLLPSDVIKIKFYRPPNLKYLSGQWVRLSCTEIKPEEMHSFTLTSAPHENFLSCHIKAQGPWTWKLRNYFDPCNYNPDDQPKIRIEGPFGGGNQDWYKFEVAVMVGGGIGVTPYASILNDLVFGTSTNRYSGVACKKVYFLWICPSHKHFEWFIDVLRDVEKKDVTNVLEIHIFITQFFHKFDLRTTMLYICENHFQRLSKTSMFTGLKAVNHFGRPDMSSFLKFVQKKHSYVSKIGVFSCGPRPLTKSVMSACDEVNKSRKWPYFIHHFENFG; from the exons ATGAGCCACGTCGAGAAGCAGCGGTACGATGGATGGTACAACAACCTGGCGCATCCGGACTGGGGAGCTGTCG ATAACCATCTCACAAGGAAGGCTCCTTCGGCCTACTCTGACGGTGTTTACGTCATGGCCGGCAGCAACAGGCCATCCCCGCGTAAACTAAGTCGACTGTTCATGCGCGGAACTGACGGTCTGCCATCGATGGAAAACCGAACCGCACTGCTGGCCTTCTTCGGGCAGGTTGTAACAAACGAGATCGTGATGGCATCGGAGTCCGGCTGCCCGATCGAGATGCACCGGATCGAGGTGGAAAAGTGCGACGAGATGTACGACCGGGAGTGCCGGGGAGATCGGTACATTCCGTTCCATCGGGCCGCATACGATCGCAACACGGGTCAGAGTCCGAATGCACCTCGCGAGCAGATTAACCAGATGACGGCCTGGATCGATGGCAGTTTCATCTACAGCACCTCGGAGGCGTGGTTGAACGCGATGCGATCGTTTCAGGACGGTGCGTTGCTGACGGACAAACAGGGGACGATGCCGGTCAAGAACACGATGCGTGTGCCTTTGTTCAACAATCCTGTGCCGCACGTGATGCGTATGCTGAGTCCGGAGAGGTTATACC TCTTGGGAGATCCACGAACCAACCAGAATCCAGCGCTTCTCTCGTTCGCTATCCTATTTCTGCGTTGGCACAACGTGGTGGCAAAACGAGTCCGCCGACAGCACCGGGATTGGGGAGACGAGGAAATCTTCCAACGGGCACGCCGCGTCGTTATCGCCAGTCTTCAAAACATAGTCGCCTACGAATACCTGCCGGCCTTCCTGGACAAGGAGCTACCACCGTACGATGGCTACAAAGCGGACACACACCCCGGCGTGAGCCACATGTTCCAGGCGGCTGCGTTCCGGTTCGGCCACTCACTCATTCCACCCGGACTGTTCCGACGCGATGGCCAATGTAACTTCCGGCGAACCAACATGGACTTCCCGGCGTTACGGCTTTGTTCAACCTGGTGGAATTCTAAT GACGTCCTCGACAATACGCCAGTGGAAGAGTTCATCATGGGAATGGCATCACAAATCGCAGAAAAGGAGGATCCGCTGCTGTGCTCCGACGTGCGTGACAAACTGTTCGGACCGATGGAGTTCACCCGGCGGGATCTTGGCGCGCTGAACATTATGCGCGGTCGTGACAATGGACTGCCGGATTACAACACTGCCCGTGCCGCATATCGACTGCCTAAGAAGAAGACCTGGCGAGACATCAACCCGCAGGTGTTTGAACGGCAACCAGAACTGATGGA ATTGCTGATCAATACCTACGACAATCGCCTCGACAACGTGGACGTCTATGTAGGGGGAATGTTGGAGTCGGACGGGCGCCCTGGAGAACTATTTTCAGCTGTCATTATAGATCAGTTCACCCGAATCCGCGATGCCGATCGGTTCTGGTTCGAGAATGAAGATAATGG TATTTTCACGAAGGAAGAGATTGACGAAATCCGTAAGTTCACACTCTGGGACATCATCGTCAACAGCACGGACATCGAGGGTGATGAAATTCAGCGTGATGTGTTCCACTGGAAGCAGGGAGACCCATGTCCCCAACCGGAGCAGTTGAACGCCACACTCTTGGAACCGTGCAATTATCTTGAGGGCTACGACTACTTCTCCGGCTCCGAGCTGGCGTACATCTACTCGTGCGTGTTCCTCGGTTTCGTGCCCATCCTTTGCGCCGGTGCCGGTTATTGCGTGATCAAGCTACAGAACAGTCGGCGCCGTAAGCTGAAGATCAAACAGGAGGCGATGAAAAATGCCGCCACAGGCAAGATTTCCGTCGAGAAGAGTGTTGCACGCGAGTGGCTTCATGCGAACCATAAGCGGTTGGTGACAGTTAAATTTGGACCGGAGGCGGCGATCTACACCGTCGATCGGAAGGGTGAAAAATTACGTACGTTCAACCTGAAGCACGTGGACGTTGTGACGGTTGAGCAGTCGCAGGAGAATTATAAGGCGAAGAAACCATACATTCTGCTGCGTGTCCCGAACGATCACGATCTGGTGCTCGAGCTGGAGTCGAACTCGGCCCGCCGTAAGTTCGTCAAGAAGCTGGAAGATTTCCTGGTAGTCCACAAAAAGGCTATGACGTTCGTTGAGTCCAATCGGGACCTCATGCTGGCTAAGGCTGAAACTCGTGAGCGTCGTCAGAAGCGGCTTGAACACTTCTTCCGCGAGGCGTATGCTTTAACGTTCGGTTTGCGGCCCGGTGagcgtcgtcgtcggtcgGATGCTTCGCTCGACGGCGAAGTTATGACCGTAATGCGCACCAGTTTATCTAAATCAGAGTTTGCGGCGGCGCTTGGTATGAAACCTGACGACATGTTCGTTCGCAAAATGTTCAACATTGTCGACAAGGACAAGGATGGAAGAATATCGTTCCAG GAATTCCTCGAAACGGTGGTGCTTTTCTCACGTGGAAAAACCGATGATAAACTGAGGATCATTTTCGACATGTGCGATAACGACCGCAATGGTGTGATCGACAAGGGCGAGCTCAGTGAAATGATGCGATCATTGGTAGAGATAGCTCGTACGACCAGCGTTACGGACGATCAAGTCAACGAGCTGATCGATGGAATGTTCCAG GACGTTGGTCTGGAGCACAAGAACCATCTGACGTACGAAGATTTCAAGCTCATGATGAAGGAATACAAGGGAGACTTTGTCGCCATCGGGTTGGACTGCAAGGGTGCGAAACAGAACTTCCTCGACACGTCGACCAACGTGGCTCGCATGACGTCGTTCCACATCGAACCGATATCGGACTCCCGCCGTCACTGGATGCAGGAGAAGTGGGACGCCTACACGACGTTCCTGGAGGAGAATcggcagaacattttctatcTGTTCATTTTCTACGTTATCACGATAGTGTTGTTTGTTGAGCGTTTCATTC ATTACTCATTCATGGCGGAGCATACCGATCTTCGGCACATCATGGGCGTCGGTATTGCCATTACACGTGGTTCTGCAGCTTCCCTTTCATTCTGCTACTCACTGTTACTGCTCACAATGTCAAG GAACCTGCTCACCAAGTTGAAGGAGTTCCCCATCCAACAGTACATCCCACTGGATTCGCACATTCAATTCCACAAGATTGCTGCCTGTACGGCGCTGTTCTTCTCGCTGCTCCATACCGTTGGACACATCGTAAATTTCTATCACGTTTCGACACAATCCATCGAGAATCTCAAGTGTCTCACGAAGGAAGTCCATTTCACTTCCGACTATCGGCCCGACATCACCTACTGGCTGTTCCAGACGGTTACGGGCGTAACGGGCGTGATGCTATTCGTTACGATGTGCATCATCTTTGCCTTCGCCCATCCGACCATCCGCAAGAAGGCGTACAAGTTCTTCTGGAACGCACATTCGCTGTACGTGCTACTGTATGCGCTTTGTCTCATTCATGGACTTGCGCGTCTAACAGGTGCCCCACGCTTCTGGCTGTTTTTCATCGGTCCCGGCATCGTGTACACGCTGGACAAGATCGTGTCCCTGCGCACCAAGTACATGGCGCTGGACGTCATCGAGACGGACCTGTTGCCGTCGGATGTGATTAAGATTAAGTTCTACCGACCGCCGAATCTAAAGTATCTCTCCGGCCAGTGGGTACGACTATCGTGCACGGAGATCAAACCGGAGGAGATGCACAGCTTCACGCTGACCTCGGCACCGCACGAGAACTTCCTCAGCTGTCACATCAAGGCGCAGGGTCCGTGGACGTGGAAGCTGCGCAACTACTTCGACCCGTGCAACTACAATCCGGACGATCAGCCGAAGATAAGAATCGAGGGTCCGTTCGGTGGAGGCAACCAGGATTGGTATAAGTTCGAGGTGGCCGTCATGGTGGGCGGTGGAATCGGTGTTACACCGTACGCGTCGATCCTGAACGATCTGGTGTTTGGTACCAGCACCAACCGGTACTCGGGAGTGGCCTGTAAGAAGGTGTACTTCCTATGGATTTGTCCGTCGCACAAACACTTCGAGTGGTTCATCGATGTGCTGCGTGACGTCGAGAAGAAGGACGTCACCAACGTGCTGGAGATTCACATATTTATCACACAGTTCTTCCACAAGTTCGATTTGCGTACTACCATGCTC tACATTTGCGAGAATCACTTCCAGCGACTTTCGAAGACGTCCATGTTCACCGGATTGAAGGCGGTGAACCACTTCGGTCGTCCGGACATGTCCAGCTTCCTGAAGTTTGTCCAAAAGAAGCACTCCTAC GTCTCAAAGATCGGCGTCTTCTCCTGTGGACCCCGGCCGCTTACCAAGAGCGTCATGTCGGCGTGCGATGAAGTGAACAAAAGCCGCAAGTGGCCATATTTCATACATCACTTTGAAAACTTTGGCTAA